A stretch of Desulfotignum phosphitoxidans DSM 13687 DNA encodes these proteins:
- a CDS encoding rhomboid family intramembrane serine protease, with protein MTVNRSYLNAVTPSRVLNTIIYTNVILFIISLIFSGRSIHTGFNPFNALSPATDVLVFLGASGKIPIQAYQAWESLITANWLHGSLLHIVFNMLALKTVAPLVMAEYGVFRMFSIYTLSGAAGFLLSVMGNVPLTIGASSGLCGLIGALLYFGRSSKGLRAQQVYQQTSGWIISLAVIGFLLPNINNWGHAGGLIGGIALGWILGYDDRRRENRWDRGLAVFLTGITVLLLAFPVIQGFFLVFF; from the coding sequence ATGACTGTCAACCGATCCTATCTGAACGCAGTCACCCCTTCCCGGGTGCTGAATACCATTATTTATACCAATGTCATCCTGTTCATTATCAGCCTGATTTTCAGCGGCCGATCCATACATACGGGATTCAATCCCTTTAACGCGTTGAGTCCTGCCACGGATGTACTCGTGTTTTTAGGTGCGTCCGGCAAAATTCCCATCCAGGCGTATCAGGCCTGGGAATCGTTGATCACGGCCAACTGGCTTCACGGCAGCCTGCTGCATATCGTTTTCAACATGCTGGCCCTGAAAACCGTGGCACCGCTGGTCATGGCTGAATACGGCGTGTTCCGGATGTTTTCGATCTACACCCTTTCCGGCGCAGCCGGATTTCTGCTGTCCGTGATGGGAAACGTGCCGTTGACCATTGGGGCTTCTTCCGGGTTGTGCGGGCTCATTGGTGCGCTGTTGTATTTCGGCCGGTCCAGCAAAGGGCTCCGGGCACAGCAGGTGTATCAGCAGACCTCCGGATGGATCATCAGCCTGGCCGTGATCGGATTTCTGCTGCCCAATATCAATAACTGGGGCCATGCCGGGGGATTGATCGGCGGCATCGCTTTAGGATGGATCCTGGGATATGATGACCGAAGGCGTGAAAACCGCTGGGATCGCGGCCTGGCTGTTTTCCTGACAGGCATCACGGTTCTGCTTCTGGCATTTCCTGTAATCCAGGGATTTTTCCTTGTATTTTTTTAA
- a CDS encoding MoaD/ThiS family protein has product MAKIHITLKLFATLAPYLPENADHFQISDGTTVQALITDLHLPSDAVKLIFVNGRKQETTYVLKPGDRLGLFPPVGGG; this is encoded by the coding sequence TTGGCAAAGATTCATATCACACTCAAACTGTTTGCCACCCTGGCACCTTATCTGCCTGAAAATGCGGATCACTTTCAAATTTCAGACGGCACCACTGTCCAGGCCCTGATCACGGACCTTCACCTGCCTTCAGATGCCGTGAAACTGATTTTTGTCAACGGCAGAAAACAGGAAACAACCTATGTGCTTAAACCCGGAGACCGCCTGGGACTGTTTCCCCCGGTGGGAGGAGGATGA
- a CDS encoding HesA/MoeB/ThiF family protein, with amino-acid sequence MSIGTKRYDRNFDTLTRPQQAQLASSRVAVLGLGGLGGGVSEMLARTGVGHLTLIDGDVFEPSNLNRQLFCTEEVLGISKALAAEKRIRAVNSQVQVTSIDQYADGDNLYGMIKHADLVVDCLDSIPARFMLEHAAKKAQIPLVAGAIAGVTGQVTVIFPQDKGYELIYGKKEHLPAKGIESRTGNISYCALMVAALQASECIKVLLDRGDILRNKLLIMELWSNSFEVMDLV; translated from the coding sequence ATGTCCATTGGAACAAAACGGTATGACCGGAATTTTGACACATTGACCCGACCCCAGCAGGCCCAACTGGCATCCTCCCGGGTGGCGGTGCTGGGCCTGGGGGGTCTGGGGGGCGGTGTCAGTGAAATGCTGGCCCGGACCGGTGTGGGGCACCTCACCTTGATCGACGGGGATGTGTTTGAGCCCAGCAACCTGAACCGGCAGCTGTTCTGCACGGAAGAGGTGTTAGGCATTTCCAAGGCCCTGGCCGCAGAAAAAAGGATCCGGGCCGTCAACTCCCAGGTGCAGGTCACTTCAATAGACCAGTACGCGGATGGTGACAATCTGTATGGCATGATCAAACACGCTGACCTGGTGGTGGACTGCCTGGACTCCATCCCGGCCCGGTTCATGCTTGAACATGCGGCAAAAAAAGCACAAATTCCCCTGGTGGCCGGTGCCATTGCCGGGGTAACCGGTCAGGTGACCGTGATTTTTCCCCAGGACAAAGGGTATGAACTCATTTATGGCAAAAAAGAACACCTGCCGGCCAAAGGCATCGAGTCCCGCACGGGTAATATCTCCTACTGCGCCCTGATGGTGGCAGCTCTCCAGGCCTCAGAATGCATCAAAGTGCTGCTGGACCGGGGCGATATTCTGCGCAATAAACTGCTGATCATGGAATTATGGTCCAATTCATTTGAGGTGATGGATCTGGTATGA
- a CDS encoding SIR2 family NAD-dependent protein deacylase → MKHTDLYENAAEIIVNAKRCVAFTGAGISVESGIPPFRGENGLWNKYDPDSFDICYFHRHTKASWQVIREIFYDLFGKVRPNKAHAALAQLEANGVVKSVITQNVDNLHYDAGSRVVHEFHGSLKRLACLACHARYPISEVSLDRLPPACPRCEGILKPDVIFFGESIPEPAGSMSFEETRQADCLILIGTTGTVAPANLIPSAARSNGAAIIEINPVPSEYTSRVTDIFLEAGATKAMTRLMEKISGKIRKQ, encoded by the coding sequence ATGAAACACACAGACCTGTACGAGAATGCAGCAGAAATCATCGTCAACGCCAAGCGGTGTGTGGCATTCACGGGGGCCGGCATTTCCGTTGAAAGCGGGATCCCGCCGTTCAGGGGCGAAAACGGGCTGTGGAACAAGTATGATCCCGACAGCTTTGATATTTGCTATTTTCACCGGCACACCAAAGCATCCTGGCAGGTGATCCGAGAGATCTTTTATGATTTGTTCGGAAAAGTCCGTCCCAACAAGGCCCATGCGGCTCTGGCACAATTGGAGGCCAACGGGGTGGTGAAAAGCGTGATCACCCAGAATGTGGACAACCTGCATTATGATGCCGGCTCCCGGGTGGTGCATGAGTTTCATGGATCGCTCAAGCGCCTGGCGTGCCTGGCCTGCCATGCCCGGTATCCCATTTCAGAGGTTAGCCTGGACCGGCTGCCGCCTGCCTGTCCCCGTTGTGAGGGGATCCTGAAACCGGATGTGATTTTTTTCGGCGAGTCCATTCCTGAACCGGCCGGGTCCATGTCTTTTGAGGAAACCCGGCAGGCAGACTGCTTGATTCTCATCGGCACCACCGGTACCGTGGCCCCGGCCAACCTGATCCCGTCGGCTGCCAGATCCAACGGGGCCGCCATCATTGAAATCAATCCCGTGCCCTCGGAATATACATCCCGGGTGACCGATATTTTTCTGGAAGCCGGCGCCACAAAAGCCATGACACGCCTGATGGAAAAAATATCCGGCAAAATTCGAAAACAATGA
- a CDS encoding histidine triad nucleotide-binding protein yields the protein MPDDCLFCKIVNKETDTRFLYEDDTYVVFKDIRPAAPVHLLLVPKTHIRSVNDLTPSHQSLVGGLFQLAAKMAKEQGVDQSGYKLLFNVEKGGGQVIFHLHLHLIGGWQR from the coding sequence ATGCCTGACGACTGTCTTTTCTGTAAAATTGTCAACAAAGAGACGGACACCCGGTTTTTATACGAAGACGACACCTATGTGGTGTTCAAAGATATCCGCCCGGCAGCCCCGGTCCATCTGCTGCTGGTGCCTAAAACCCATATCCGCAGTGTCAACGACCTGACACCTTCGCACCAGTCCCTGGTGGGGGGCCTGTTTCAGCTGGCCGCGAAAATGGCCAAAGAACAGGGCGTGGACCAATCCGGATACAAACTGCTGTTCAACGTGGAAAAGGGCGGGGGGCAGGTGATTTTCCATTTGCACCTGCACCTGATCGGCGGGTGGCAGCGGTAA
- a CDS encoding DUF1156 domain-containing protein — MIEKDFDIAFIADLALREKQVQQNYRPVIAVHKWFARRPGTLFRGLLLSEFLSNTPLREAFYQSINFSGLHVADPFMGGGTPMLEANRTGCDVTGFDINPMAYWVVKQEIEHLDLAAYTEAAADLRASLEAKIGHLYRTKCMICGSEKADVKYFLWIKHLNCKTCGKQIDLFQKYLIATDARHPENVFVCPVCGDLTESEDRKNPGPCRHCQADLRYEGPAKRGHCKCDHCGTDNRFPAPETGPLGHRVFAMEYYCRACKPSHTGRFFKKPDAKDIENIKDAENRWKAITPQFVPDDSIPSGDETNRLHRWGYRYYREMFNPRQLLGLELSSQLIARMPNERVRNALATNLSDLLRYQNMLCRYDTKVLKSLDIFSVHGFPVGLMQCESNFLGIVEPGRTLCVGSGGWANIIEKFKKAKAYCDHPFEVQVVGRKKKIIPIEKEWIGDRFNGTGCDDIRRVDISCRDAAAADLPDNSLDAVFTDPPYFGNVQYAELMDFCYVWLKKLVGQTSSAFSAPSTRNAEELTGNVDMGRDFTHFTHGLSTVFQRMAKALKNGSPLVFTYHHNKLEAYYPVAVGILDAGLVCSASLPCPGEMGGSIHINGTGSSIIDTVFVCRSTGTMQRKWLADSPREVAQIVQADLIYLKAGHVKPTPGDIRCIIFGHLVRLAIWSLRSGWEKDKPVASRIAKVGAWLLHFGRLVEIEQFIETVCDTTKDEVSLFAVNERIEKYGTDHDEIPF; from the coding sequence ATGATTGAAAAAGATTTTGATATTGCGTTCATCGCTGATCTGGCCTTGAGAGAAAAACAGGTCCAGCAGAATTACCGCCCGGTGATCGCGGTTCACAAATGGTTTGCCAGACGACCGGGGACCTTGTTCCGGGGCCTGCTTTTGTCTGAATTTCTCAGCAACACGCCGCTTCGGGAGGCGTTTTATCAATCGATCAATTTTTCAGGCCTTCATGTCGCAGATCCGTTCATGGGCGGGGGAACCCCCATGCTTGAAGCCAATCGAACCGGTTGTGATGTCACCGGATTTGACATCAATCCCATGGCTTACTGGGTGGTCAAACAGGAGATCGAGCACCTGGATCTGGCCGCATATACCGAGGCTGCCGCTGATCTGCGGGCATCCCTTGAAGCGAAGATCGGCCATCTTTACCGCACAAAGTGTATGATCTGCGGGTCGGAAAAAGCGGATGTCAAATATTTTCTCTGGATAAAACATCTTAACTGCAAAACCTGTGGAAAACAGATCGATCTGTTTCAAAAATATTTAATTGCCACGGATGCCAGACACCCCGAAAATGTGTTTGTCTGCCCGGTTTGCGGGGACCTGACGGAATCCGAAGACAGAAAAAATCCCGGGCCGTGCCGGCATTGCCAGGCAGACCTGCGGTATGAGGGACCTGCAAAAAGAGGGCATTGTAAATGTGATCACTGTGGCACGGACAACCGGTTTCCGGCCCCGGAAACCGGACCGTTGGGCCACCGCGTTTTTGCCATGGAATATTATTGCCGGGCGTGCAAACCGTCTCATACCGGCCGGTTTTTCAAAAAACCGGATGCAAAGGACATTGAAAACATAAAAGACGCGGAAAACCGATGGAAAGCCATCACCCCCCAATTTGTTCCCGATGACAGCATCCCCAGCGGAGATGAAACCAACCGGCTGCACCGGTGGGGGTATCGGTATTATCGGGAAATGTTCAACCCAAGGCAGCTTCTGGGGCTGGAACTGTCCTCGCAACTGATTGCCCGGATGCCAAATGAACGGGTGCGCAATGCCCTGGCCACCAATCTGTCTGATCTGCTCCGGTATCAGAACATGCTGTGCCGTTATGATACAAAAGTTTTGAAATCCCTTGATATCTTTTCAGTCCATGGGTTTCCTGTCGGGTTGATGCAATGTGAATCCAATTTTCTGGGTATTGTGGAACCCGGCCGCACCCTGTGTGTGGGCAGCGGCGGCTGGGCCAACATTATTGAAAAGTTCAAAAAAGCCAAGGCGTATTGTGACCATCCTTTTGAGGTACAGGTTGTCGGGCGTAAAAAAAAGATAATCCCCATTGAAAAGGAATGGATCGGAGACCGGTTCAACGGGACCGGGTGTGATGATATCCGGCGGGTGGACATCTCTTGCCGGGATGCGGCGGCAGCGGATCTGCCTGACAATTCACTGGATGCGGTTTTCACGGATCCCCCTTATTTTGGTAATGTCCAGTATGCCGAACTCATGGATTTCTGTTATGTGTGGTTGAAAAAACTGGTGGGGCAGACGTCTTCCGCGTTTAGCGCCCCATCTACCAGAAACGCGGAAGAGCTGACCGGAAATGTAGACATGGGCCGTGATTTCACTCATTTCACCCACGGCCTTTCAACGGTGTTCCAACGCATGGCAAAGGCCTTGAAAAATGGATCTCCGCTGGTGTTTACCTATCACCACAACAAACTGGAAGCCTATTATCCCGTGGCCGTGGGAATTCTGGATGCCGGCCTGGTCTGTTCAGCTTCCTTGCCATGTCCCGGTGAAATGGGCGGTTCCATTCATATCAACGGCACCGGGTCATCCATTATTGACACGGTATTTGTCTGCCGGTCCACCGGTACCATGCAGCGCAAATGGCTGGCTGATTCACCACGGGAAGTGGCACAAATTGTTCAGGCAGACCTGATTTATCTCAAGGCGGGCCATGTCAAGCCGACCCCGGGTGATATCCGATGTATCATTTTCGGCCATCTGGTTCGTCTGGCCATCTGGTCTCTGCGGTCCGGGTGGGAGAAAGACAAACCGGTCGCGTCCCGGATAGCGAAAGTCGGGGCCTGGCTTTTGCATTTCGGCCGTCTGGTGGAAATTGAACAGTTTATTGAAACCGTCTGTGATACGACAAAGGATGAAGTCTCGCTGTTTGCCGTTAATGAACGTATTGAAAAATATGGAACAGACCATGACGAAATTCCCTTTTGA
- a CDS encoding diguanylate cyclase domain-containing protein — MIPNKTTRILIVDDEKMNLKVLTELLREDYTLVLAKNGEQALKFARQKPLPDLILLDVVMPEMGGHDVIRQLKEDPLTKEIPVIFVTALSSTGDEEQGLKLGAVDYITKPFSPPIVKMRIHNHIRFVHHHRLLDRLAYLDPLTEIANRRRFDQVLVKELSRAARNCTSLSVGMVDVDFFKQYNDQYGHAMGDRALYQIASSLKASLERPGDLVARYGGEEFALILPETDAPAAGRVAEKARRAVENEKIPHTISSVSSHITVSAGTATVRFTGRAGEQLRETRDGQTCEHTVESLMLQADQHLYKAKQNGRNQVWP; from the coding sequence ATGATCCCGAACAAAACCACACGTATCCTGATTGTAGATGACGAAAAGATGAACCTCAAGGTGCTCACTGAACTCCTCAGGGAGGACTACACCCTGGTGCTGGCCAAAAACGGGGAACAGGCCCTGAAATTTGCCCGGCAAAAACCTTTGCCGGACCTGATCCTGTTGGATGTGGTCATGCCGGAAATGGGGGGCCACGACGTCATCCGGCAGTTGAAGGAAGACCCTTTGACCAAAGAGATTCCCGTCATCTTTGTGACTGCGCTGAGCAGCACCGGAGACGAGGAGCAGGGGCTGAAGCTGGGGGCTGTGGACTACATCACCAAGCCGTTTTCACCGCCCATCGTGAAAATGAGAATCCATAACCATATCCGGTTTGTTCACCATCACCGGCTCTTGGATCGGCTGGCCTACCTGGATCCGCTGACGGAAATCGCCAACCGGCGCCGGTTTGACCAGGTGCTGGTCAAAGAGTTGTCCCGGGCCGCCAGAAACTGCACCAGTTTGTCTGTGGGCATGGTGGATGTGGATTTTTTCAAGCAGTACAATGACCAATACGGTCATGCCATGGGAGACCGTGCCCTGTATCAGATTGCCTCTTCTCTGAAAGCATCCCTGGAACGGCCCGGAGACCTGGTTGCCCGGTATGGCGGAGAGGAATTTGCCCTGATCCTGCCGGAAACCGATGCCCCGGCCGCCGGCAGGGTGGCGGAAAAAGCCCGGCGTGCGGTTGAAAACGAAAAAATTCCCCATACCATCTCCAGCGTATCTTCGCACATCACTGTCAGCGCGGGCACTGCCACTGTCCGCTTTACCGGACGTGCCGGTGAACAGCTCAGGGAGACCCGGGACGGCCAGACTTGTGAACATACTGTCGAATCCCTGATGCTCCAGGCAGACCAGCACCTCTACAAGGCCAAGCAGAACGGCCGCAACCAGGTATGGCCATGA
- a CDS encoding PAS domain-containing hybrid sensor histidine kinase/response regulator has product MIKPQKTMQELIKENRMLRREIKVTREAADITARLVVRQFEKTEQSLHRTATANSQRQAILEAATQLSIIATDLSGKINLFNQGAENLLGYGPGEMMGQPVDRIHLLSELRQYAQKLAVKTPDVPAAVMVFDQHVKQQIVHASEWTYLCKNGTHLPVNLSVTAFYSARGTMKGYLFTAMDMSSQKQMQQELIQAMEAAESANASKGDFLARMSHEIRTPMNGIIGMAYLMEKTSLSRTQKNYLNKILSSAKTLLNLINDILDFSKIDAGKLTLETIEFQLEDVLVDLYNTIGFQAEEKGLEFLFHMDDSLPLKLVGDPLRLGQILINLAGNAIKFTQSGEIIISVTGEKVLTGPDQHSATGDTTHRTGPHAPDGAGDLPRVMLTFSVKDSGIGLAPDQLDHLFEAFSQADGSITRKYGGTGLGLSICSQLIQMMGGQIRVDSTPQKGTTFTFTAMMQYTTGRQSSVRLTKARFQGLRALVVDDNQMARQLLGSMLTSFHMQVDTASDGKTALARLKKAVRENRPYDVILLDWLMPQMDGIETARRIHRDKTLAKIPAMLMVTASNREQARQKGGKSGINAFLTKPVYPSVMFDTLIRVLDTQDRSEDLSGPAQPVTRPSQGQMTGAKILLAEDNPINQEVAAGLLMDMGVEVDIAGNGLICLEKLEKNVYDLVLMDIQMPEMDGLETTRRIRRNPELSDLPVIAMTAHAMTGDRKKSLDAGMNDHITKPVEPAALCEMLQRFLPQDKQPAAGAPAAVPKKPIPLTPSGTGKTTPWKPETTLPADLPVMSGIDPDQALAHVTPAMLIKLMYDFKRTYQDLPEKISACQAGNDLETLRTTAHTLKGVAGYIGALPLQQAAGELETCLKQNPAGPSTSENTLPAFELILQGFVTNLQTVLNSLDLLPPVPPTAGQPVSGDRDPLDGTGEAHLLPLTEKDKKVMQHFSDLLSNGELTAEEMLPDIHAILTRCGFHAEWTQIREKMDEIEYDAAAHIINRLLE; this is encoded by the coding sequence ATGATAAAACCGCAAAAAACCATGCAGGAACTGATAAAAGAAAACCGGATGCTGCGCCGTGAGATCAAGGTGACAAGGGAAGCTGCCGACATCACTGCCCGGCTGGTGGTGAGACAGTTTGAAAAAACCGAACAGAGCCTGCACCGCACGGCAACAGCCAACTCCCAGCGGCAGGCGATCCTGGAGGCCGCCACCCAGCTCTCCATCATCGCCACAGACCTGTCAGGAAAGATCAATCTGTTCAACCAGGGGGCGGAAAATCTGCTGGGGTATGGTCCCGGCGAGATGATGGGTCAGCCGGTTGACCGCATCCATCTGCTATCAGAACTGCGGCAGTATGCCCAAAAACTTGCCGTAAAAACGCCGGACGTACCCGCTGCTGTCATGGTGTTTGACCAGCATGTCAAACAGCAGATTGTCCATGCCAGTGAATGGACTTATCTGTGTAAAAACGGGACTCACCTGCCGGTCAACCTGTCTGTTACCGCATTTTACAGCGCCCGGGGCACAATGAAGGGATATCTGTTCACCGCCATGGACATGAGCAGCCAAAAACAGATGCAGCAGGAGCTGATACAGGCCATGGAGGCTGCTGAATCAGCCAATGCCTCCAAGGGTGATTTTCTGGCCCGCATGAGTCATGAGATCCGGACCCCCATGAACGGCATCATCGGCATGGCCTATCTCATGGAAAAAACGTCTCTGAGCCGGACCCAGAAAAACTATCTGAACAAAATCCTCTCGTCTGCCAAAACCCTGCTCAATCTCATCAACGATATCCTGGACTTCTCCAAAATCGATGCCGGCAAGCTCACCCTGGAAACCATCGAGTTTCAGCTGGAAGATGTGCTGGTGGACCTGTATAACACCATCGGGTTCCAGGCGGAAGAAAAGGGGCTGGAGTTTCTGTTTCACATGGATGATTCCCTGCCGCTGAAGCTTGTGGGTGATCCTTTGCGGCTGGGACAGATCCTGATCAATCTGGCAGGCAATGCCATCAAATTCACACAATCCGGTGAAATCATCATTTCCGTGACTGGAGAAAAAGTGCTAACCGGACCGGACCAGCATTCGGCAACCGGCGACACAACCCACAGGACAGGGCCGCATGCACCGGACGGTGCCGGGGACCTTCCCCGGGTGATGCTGACCTTTTCCGTCAAGGACAGCGGCATCGGGCTGGCCCCGGATCAGCTGGATCATCTGTTTGAAGCCTTCAGCCAGGCAGACGGATCCATCACCCGCAAATATGGCGGCACCGGCCTGGGACTGTCCATCTGCAGCCAGCTGATCCAGATGATGGGCGGTCAGATCCGGGTGGACAGCACACCCCAAAAAGGCACCACCTTCACCTTTACAGCGATGATGCAGTACACCACCGGCCGGCAGTCTTCTGTGCGGCTGACAAAAGCGCGGTTTCAGGGGCTCCGGGCCCTGGTGGTGGATGACAACCAGATGGCCCGACAGCTTCTGGGCAGCATGCTCACCTCCTTTCACATGCAGGTGGACACGGCGAGCGACGGAAAAACCGCGCTGGCACGCCTGAAAAAGGCCGTGCGGGAGAACCGGCCCTATGATGTGATTCTCCTGGACTGGCTCATGCCTCAAATGGACGGTATTGAAACCGCCCGCCGCATCCACCGTGACAAAACCCTGGCAAAGATCCCTGCCATGCTCATGGTCACGGCCAGCAACCGGGAACAAGCCCGGCAGAAAGGGGGAAAAAGCGGCATCAACGCCTTTCTGACCAAGCCGGTTTACCCTTCGGTGATGTTTGATACCCTTATCCGGGTACTGGATACACAGGACCGGTCTGAAGATCTATCCGGACCGGCACAGCCTGTCACCCGGCCTTCCCAGGGACAGATGACCGGGGCAAAGATCCTGCTGGCCGAAGACAACCCCATCAACCAGGAGGTGGCGGCCGGCCTGCTCATGGATATGGGAGTGGAGGTGGACATAGCCGGAAATGGCCTCATCTGCCTGGAAAAGCTCGAAAAAAACGTTTATGACCTAGTGTTAATGGATATTCAGATGCCGGAGATGGACGGGCTGGAGACCACCCGCCGCATCCGGCGGAATCCCGAATTGTCCGATCTGCCCGTGATCGCCATGACCGCCCATGCCATGACCGGAGACCGGAAAAAAAGCCTGGATGCCGGCATGAATGACCATATCACCAAGCCCGTGGAACCGGCGGCCCTGTGTGAGATGCTCCAGCGGTTTCTGCCACAGGACAAACAACCCGCCGCCGGGGCACCTGCGGCAGTGCCCAAAAAACCGATTCCATTGACCCCGTCCGGAACCGGGAAAACCACACCCTGGAAACCTGAGACCACGCTGCCGGCAGACCTGCCGGTCATGTCAGGCATCGATCCGGACCAGGCACTGGCCCATGTCACACCTGCCATGCTGATCAAACTAATGTATGATTTTAAACGCACCTACCAGGATCTGCCGGAAAAAATCTCGGCCTGTCAGGCGGGAAACGACCTGGAAACCCTCCGGACAACGGCCCACACCCTCAAGGGCGTTGCCGGGTATATCGGGGCGCTGCCGCTGCAGCAGGCCGCCGGAGAGCTGGAAACCTGTCTCAAGCAGAACCCGGCCGGCCCCAGCACCTCTGAGAACACCCTGCCGGCTTTCGAACTGATCCTCCAGGGGTTTGTCACAAATCTCCAAACCGTGTTGAACAGCCTGGATCTGCTGCCTCCGGTTCCCCCCACCGCCGGGCAGCCGGTTTCCGGGGACAGGGATCCCCTGGACGGAACCGGTGAGGCCCATCTCCTTCCCCTGACCGAAAAGGATAAAAAAGTAATGCAGCACTTTTCAGACCTGCTGAGCAATGGGGAACTGACCGCGGAAGAGATGCTCCCGGATATTCATGCCATTCTGACCCGATGCGGATTCCACGCGGAATGGACACAGATCAGAGAAAAAATGGATGAAATCGAGTATGATGCCGCCGCACATATAATAAACCGCCTGCTCGAATGA
- a CDS encoding hydrogenase maturation protease produces the protein MKNKILCIGSRLVETDKAGPEVYDRLCRKKIPAHTDLVEGGIAGLNLLCHLEQAGVVVFVDAVSGFTRPGQMIVLTGQQVQAACPKPVYDHSAGIAYLLAVLPRVCQGSLPEEIFLVGLEGRCDSTTLDRAADASLTMTRKNPVV, from the coding sequence ATGAAAAATAAGATCCTCTGCATCGGCAGCCGCCTGGTTGAGACCGACAAAGCCGGCCCGGAAGTATATGACCGGTTGTGCCGCAAAAAGATCCCGGCCCACACCGACCTGGTGGAAGGGGGAATTGCCGGGCTGAATCTGCTGTGCCACCTGGAACAGGCCGGGGTGGTGGTGTTTGTGGATGCCGTGTCAGGATTCACCCGCCCGGGCCAGATGATTGTGCTGACCGGACAACAGGTGCAGGCCGCCTGCCCGAAACCAGTATATGACCATTCGGCCGGGATCGCCTATCTGCTGGCCGTGCTGCCCCGGGTGTGCCAGGGTTCTTTGCCCGAAGAGATCTTTCTGGTGGGCCTGGAAGGCCGGTGTGACAGCACTACCCTTGACCGGGCTGCAGATGCATCCCTGACAATGACCCGGAAAAACCCGGTGGTATAA